The region TCCGCTCCGTCCCGATAAGGCAAGGGAAGGTCTGGGGTGCGTCACCCTGGCCCCACGGTGACGGTCAGCAGACCTGGCAGAGATGGGACGCCTGAAGGCTGGCGTCTgtgtcttttgaagttagttcctaggattcctATACAAAGATGCTATTTATCTACAAGCCACACATTGGTCAGAGTCAACGATTACAGAGACGATGTCGAAAGAATGGTGGGCTGGGTTGTAATTCCCCACTGTTCCATCTCCCCACTGTCCCAACCAGACTGTCCGGTGTCTATGTGGAATACGGCAGCTCCATTTCAAATGTGGAGAAAGACCCCCCCCATCCCCGGCCTGATGAAGAACCCACCAGTGGAGGTGTCCCCGCTCACCCCACTGTGCAGCTCGGCTCTGATTTATCACGCTCATGCTGTCTATTCCTGAGTCCTTTcctctggattcttttttcttttttttttaattgttgccaAGTTTGCTTTGGATCTGTACACTCCACGAAGGAGACCAGGAAGGCCAGGGAGGCGTTGAGTTTTCTCCTCCAGTGGTGGTGCTGCTGAACCGCCTTCCTCCCCGCGGAGCCCCGCGCTGCCAATCTGGTCACAGGAAATGGATGCCGTGGCTCACAGTGGCCACCGTCCTCGAGTTTCGACGACAGTCTGTATCAAAAACCATCCGTTTTTCTGGGGTAGACTCTCTCCTCTAGAAGACTGACTGCTTTATGCCAAAGCAGCTTTTAACGGGAGACGGAGGAGCgaagaggagaagcaggagtATTATCAGAcgacttgtttgttttgttttgttttgttttgtttgtttatgtgatgaGAAATCGATGTGATGCTCCAAGACTGAATCTTCAGTGATTGGTAACAGGCATTGTTTTGACGGCTAGTCTTTTCCTTGCTATTAAACTCTAATTGGGGCGGGGAGGTTCACTCCTAACCTTCCGCCTTGGGCTAAGTGCAGAAAGACAGGGCTTCCCAGCAGGGTCGGGTGGCCGGCTCTCCTGTGCGGCCTGGGCTCAGGACAGAAGGGCTTTGGCACGtgtggctgacgtagctcagaaAGTGTCTcgggctgcacagcaggaagaCTCTTTGGGTCTAGCAACACACTCCAGGGCAAGCTCGTTCTACGGATGCAGAACACAACAATCAAATACTTCACTGGCTTTTAAATGGCTTAGAGTCGAAGGCACtaatgggaaaagaaagggtTCACAAAAGTAGGAACACGGTAGTCTCTGCAAACTACTTTTGCATGGAGACGTTTCTCTCTGGCCAATGTGAACCCTTTGGGTActaaaagtggtaaaaaaaaagagtctggaAATGACGTGGTTTTGATAGTGATTCGTTAGGCGGGTgtagcattttttaaacttttgaaaacGCGACGTTGAAGAACGCGCAGGCACAAACCTCCTCCAGCGGCAGGCGCTCCGTCACTTCAGCGCGGCCCGGTGCTCTCCCCTGGCTATGTGGGACGAGAACTCGTACCGGTCGTGGCTGCGGTGCCCGCACATGTTGCACTCGAAAGGGTCGCGGAAGCCGTGGCAGCCCATGTGGATGGTGAACATCACGTAATCCAGGAAGAGGACGCGACAGTGGTCACAGCGGAACACGTCCATCACCTCCCCTTCTTTGTTGATCACCTTGATGGAGTCCCGCGGGCAGATGGGCGGGGGCTTGAGGAGTTCGTAGGAGCGCGGGACCTCCTTCAGCAGCGGCATCCCATTGCGGGCCCGCGGGGGCACCATGTGGTTTTGCTGGTACAGGTGGTTCTGGCGTTCCTCGTGGTTGCTGTCAGTGTCCGTGGAGTCGTGGCCACTGTTGTTGGGGGAGAGGCCCCTCTCGGAAGGCAGGCCCTTTTCCGGCAGGTGGACGCTTTTCTTCTCCAGGTCCTGGGGGGCGCCATTGGGCATCTCGGCGCGGGTGAGGGCTATGGGGTACATGCTGCTGATGACTGGAACCATCTCCGAGGTGGGAGCGGGCGGCGTCTGGACCAAGGGGCGCAGGGCCTCGGCGCCTAGGTAGCTGATGGCGTTATTGATGGCCTGGTCCATCATCCGGGTCTGCATCATCTCACTCTCCTTCTCGTACATGTAGCTGGGATTGTAGCCGACGTCGAAGCAGTGGCGCTTCTCACCTAGAACGAGAGGAAGGGTGGGTCACCGGAGGAAAAACACACAAGGCGGAGGCTGGATACCGTCATCGTGCAGAGGCTTTGGAAGGTGTGAAAGGACGCGTTTCCTGCTCAGGAGCTCCCAGCCTCGGCAGAAGGGCTGCACGTGGTGCTGGAGTCTCAGGGGACGGAGGTTGgctgcacacacctgggctgcgcACACTAAATTAGGCCGGCAGGTTAGAAAGGGCGAGGCAGAGGCGCCATTCAGCCGAAACTCCAGTGCTTGCTGTTTCCACTGCTTAGTGGGAGGGGAACTCTGGAGGAAACCAAGCACCAGAGCTCGGGGACCGGCTTTAGAGGGGCTCCCCGTGCAGGAGCTTGGGGCGGGGGCGGCCTGCACTGCCCGGCACGACCTGTGAACACACAGTCAATCCTCCGGCTCTTATTTTGCTTGTCGGTTTCTGCTGGAAACACTAGAGAGCCAGGGGGCACGGAGGGATTGCCCAGAGTGGGGTGATCTGCGACTGGCCTGCGGCTTTTAGAATAGCACGGGGGTAGGAAAAATAGCCTCAGAaactccccactccctgcccttgcCACGCCCCAAACACATCAGTCACCAGACGGGCTGAGATTTCAGCAGAGGAGCTTGCAGTGCAGAAGGTTTTAGAAGAGCTTTCTTGACGAGAGAGCACGATCTTTGGTCCCCTTCCCAGAGCGGGTGATTCTCTTTTGCTCGACAAAAAGCATGTCCCGTGGATACGTCGGTGATCATTAGGAGCTATCTCACACTTAactgaaacatttatttgtggtcaccctctcccccttctcaTGTCAAACTGCTGAGAAATTTTGAGAATAGTTTAGCCACCTTCGGGGCGTGTGGGTGTTGTGTGTTACACAACAGAGGCTCTCTGGCCACGGGGAAGGCAGGAGCGGGTCTGAAGTGATGGCAGAGGTGCCGAGCGGCGAGCGGCTGGGGGGcgggaaggaagagaaagtgggGACGGCGTGTCAAGGGCTACAAGTAGGTCTAAGGTCACTGCTGCTGACGCTTTCATTCTTCGGGAGACCATAGCCTCCCTCCTGCAACATTTCCTGGGCGTCCGTCACCTCTGTACAGCACAGGGTTCAGTCATGAGGAAGACCCATAAGCAAACCAAAGGACTGGAAGAACCAATTCCTTTTCCTGAGGTCTCGCCAACCGACTGGGGGAGAAATGAGACCTGCATATATGGAACTGGAGaacaagaaatgtgaaaagtTGTGAAAGGGATGCTCCTTATGGAGGCTTTTGATTTTATTCCAAGGGCCGTGTTTGAGGCATTTAAGCAGGAGAGTAATAGggcttttataaaaaaagatcATCAGGCAAGGGCAAGGTGGTTTGGTACAAATGGTTCACTTAAGTGTTAAAGGCACGCACAAATTTCAGGAGCacttgggggagggagagaaatcatTCTGGGAAAACCTAAATGTTGAGAAGCGTCTTGAAATGACAGGATTCagattttcagagagggagacaAGGCATCCTCGGCGAGGGAGGAGCGGGAATGAAGGCGGGGAAGCGGGCCTCGAGCAGGGACGAGCAAGAACGTCTGGCTGCAGCTAATGTCAAGACGCatgaaataaagtgttttttccaAACTCCACGTATCCCTCCGCATTCTGCGACATTCACACACCAGGGCAGGGCGGCGGTTGGCGGCGCGAGCACCAGAGTCCCACACGCTGGGTTCAATGCTGGCGCATCGATTGCCAGCGGCACGACCTCGAGCAAGTTATGGAACCCATCCGCAGCTCCGCGTCCTCCCGTGAAATGGGGGGTGGCGACCGCATCTGCCTCCCGGGGGCGCTGGTGAGCACTCAGAACAGAGCCTGGCGCACAGAAAGCACCTGGTAAATGccagggctttttgttttgtttgaatcaGTCTGAatgttcttccttcctcccccccccctccttccctcccttccttcctctctcccttccttccttttatttttgttaaaataaatctgGTTTTAAAAGGAAACTTGACCTCACCAGCATAAACAGAAAACCAGAATCACTTGCCACAAATAGAAGGTAGCTGTGAAAAAGAGAGCCGGTGAAACGGAGCAATTGATCCCATCCTGATCAGACACCCCGGTGAGCACTGAAGACGAAGATCCCCCTTCTCCTTTTCCGACACAGAGCTCACCAAATATGAGATGAGAGGTAGACAGCTAGCCTCAAAATGAGTTTCAATCTTTCTCCTCAATACCATCGGGGAGATTGAAAGAGACCTAAACACATGGGCCTCCTGGCACTTGGCACCCCACATTTTGGGAGACACTGAGAAAAAGACGGCACACGGTGGAACCACACGATGGCATTTGGAACAGTCAACCATAAGGTTTGTGTTTGAACCAACAGCAAACCACTGCATGCCCTTCAACAAGGGAGGCTTGCGGTGGAAATACTAGTTTCgggccctgactgctgtggctcagttggttgggcatcgcccCACAAGGTGAAGCTCACCCATTCGATTCCTGGCTGGGGCgagtgcctgggttgcgggtttggtgcCCAGTCTGGTATGTaggtaccagaggcaaccaatcgatgtttctctctcacatcgatgtttctctccctctctgtctccttcccttcccctctctccaaaaatacattaaatctaaagataattattttcagGATATTAATGTAACAGCAATGTGTAAGATGaaccagaaccatgagaaattgGAGCCAGAAAGACCAGCTAAAAGATTTAATGTCATCAAATGAACTTGGCCTGCACCCTCACCACCTTAAGGTCAACCTGATAGTTTCTAGACAAATACCTGAGAGAGAAAATGTGCAAAGAAAAACACCTTGCCTTGGCAACTCAATAAAAGGCCACAGAAAAGTAGACCTTTGACAAAGTGATCCATGGTTCTTCCTTATTTCCAGCTTCCCGATTggacataacttttaaaatatatatattttttctttatttttttgagagataggaagggagggagcaagacagggagagaaacattggtgtgagacagaaacatctattggttacctcttgcacgcGCTccgaccggggaccaaacctgcaatccagtCACGTGCcttgaccagagattgaaccagtgaccttttgctttgtggatggacacccaacccactgagccacaccagtcagggcttggaCGTGTCTTAGATCAAGGCCATTTGGAGGAATGAGACCGAGAACAGGAAAGCCAGCCAAGGTCACAAATGTTCACTCCCCTGAGGGTTGACCCAGAAATGATGAACTTTGGTTTCTTGGCCTTTTCATGGTTACTGATGATTTTCCAGCGTGCCCAGCTCTACTCAACTGCCCCAATCCCAAAGGtcactgagaatttttttttgtatcttttcccccaaacAGAGAGGCTCCGGAAAGTTTCTGGGGCGGGACGGGCACAACATGAGCTCGGCTTTCACCCTTTCTCCGGAGAGCTGGCTCTACTGAAGCAGGCCTACAGTTGAACAGCTTACACCACCTGCAGCACCTCTCAGAAAACAGCTGAGTGCTGAAGTTACAAGAGGCAAAACATGAAGAGGAAAATGAACCTCTGGATGAGTGGAAATAGGCGACCGGGTTCTGCGGTTAGCGCAGACCACCGTTTGTCGTGGAGGAGATGGGAGAGCCTCAGATCTTCACGTGCACACACCCCGAAGTCATCAGATCCCCTCGGCCCCGAGTTACGGTAACTTGAATTGTGCAGATGATTATCAGTCACCTGGAGACTCGATGACTCAATGTGTATGAAACTCAGAAGGGGTAAGCTACAGTAATTGAAAAGCCAACAGCTCACGTTTCTTTAGTAACACACTCATAAAAAAGGTTAGGCAAACCACAACAATGTAACTGCTCCCAGACCTGCACGGAGCCTCTGGTCCGGCTTCTAGTCAAAATCATACCACACCTTTGAATGACTAATGGTAGCGGCTTCGGGCTGAATTAGAGGTTTTTCTTCCAATGAAAATACAGATGGCAACCGAAACTCTTAAGTTTAGAAACCAAGGCTGCCTGTTCAGGCCATTCCCTACCTGCGATTCTTTTTAAAGGTGTTGGCCCCTGCTATTTCGGGTTTGGTAACTCTAAACGGGG is a window of Phyllostomus discolor isolate MPI-MPIP mPhyDis1 chromosome 8, mPhyDis1.pri.v3, whole genome shotgun sequence DNA encoding:
- the IKZF3 gene encoding zinc finger protein Aiolos isoform X3, producing the protein MGSERALVLDRLASNVAKRKSSMPQKFIGEKRHCFDVGYNPSYMYEKESEMMQTRMMDQAINNAISYLGAEALRPLVQTPPAPTSEMVPVISSMYPIALTRAEMPNGAPQDLEKKSVHLPEKGLPSERGLSPNNSGHDSTDTDSNHEERQNHLYQQNHMVPPRARNGMPLLKEVPRSYELLKPPPICPRDSIKVINKEGEVMDVFRCDHCRVLFLDYVMFTIHMGCHGFRDPFECNMCGHRSHDRYEFSSHIARGEHRAALK